The following proteins are encoded in a genomic region of Methylobacterium tardum:
- a CDS encoding methyl-accepting chemotaxis protein, giving the protein MSIRFKILLPLLAFLVVAAALSGVTGLVGLGAVADLATLTERTSEANEVSRAARDHFRQAEDLLARVSAMTDLIDMAPVNAQFTAASDQLTLLLGRLRSATLSDPMQALSRDTDIEARRWRSDAEVLLGIRPAREIPTQERMAQQSRGLQQRFNEIVALAAADARAQIGSTREATAWKIWMMLGLAGSVVLLGSTTAWWLAGSLAKPLVQLTADTARLAKGDTSVGLLGAHRRDEIGDIARAVVAVRDMSLEEAARQLETTEAGRLREEQARRAMLRDLADRFEHSVGAIVERVRQAVGSLQASSDTMSAAVEGTAQRSTSAAGAARQTSDNVRTVATAAEEIGVTVGQIGRQVEQATGMSAYAVQAASRTEQTMAALAAAATRIGDVTDMVSSIAGKTNLLALNATIEAARAGQAGRGFAIVASEVKELAAQTSRATEEIGQQISAIQGATGGAAQAIQEIAAQIHAMNGVTMSIAAMVEEQSATTQEIMRSMVQASAGTDHVTVNISEVVRSAEGAGDAARSVSSAADALADQSDVLRAEVQLFLANVRAA; this is encoded by the coding sequence ATGTCGATCCGCTTTAAAATCCTTCTTCCCCTGCTCGCCTTCCTTGTCGTGGCGGCCGCTTTGTCGGGCGTGACCGGTCTGGTCGGCCTCGGAGCGGTTGCAGATCTCGCCACCCTCACCGAACGCACGAGCGAGGCAAACGAGGTCAGTCGCGCGGCGCGAGACCATTTTCGCCAAGCGGAAGATCTGCTCGCCCGGGTGAGCGCGATGACCGACCTCATCGACATGGCACCAGTCAACGCCCAGTTCACCGCAGCGAGCGACCAGCTGACGCTGTTGCTCGGGCGTCTGAGGAGCGCCACCCTGTCTGACCCGATGCAGGCGTTGTCGCGTGACACGGACATCGAAGCGCGCCGGTGGCGCAGCGATGCGGAGGTCCTGCTCGGCATACGACCGGCGCGGGAGATCCCGACACAGGAGCGGATGGCGCAGCAAAGCCGAGGCCTGCAACAGCGCTTCAACGAAATCGTAGCGCTCGCGGCCGCGGATGCGAGGGCCCAGATCGGGTCGACCCGAGAGGCGACGGCCTGGAAGATCTGGATGATGCTCGGGCTCGCAGGATCCGTGGTGCTCCTCGGCTCGACCACGGCGTGGTGGCTTGCCGGAAGTTTGGCGAAGCCGTTGGTTCAGCTGACCGCCGACACCGCGCGCTTGGCGAAGGGCGACACCAGCGTGGGCCTCCTGGGTGCGCACCGTCGCGATGAGATCGGCGACATCGCCCGCGCGGTCGTGGCCGTTCGCGACATGTCGCTGGAGGAGGCCGCCCGGCAACTTGAGACGACGGAGGCTGGCCGCTTGCGCGAGGAGCAAGCGCGCCGCGCGATGTTGCGCGACCTCGCCGACCGCTTCGAGCACTCCGTCGGTGCCATCGTCGAACGGGTCAGGCAAGCTGTCGGCAGCCTGCAGGCCTCATCCGACACCATGTCGGCGGCCGTGGAGGGCACCGCTCAGCGCTCGACCAGTGCGGCGGGGGCCGCACGACAGACCAGCGACAACGTCCGCACTGTGGCAACCGCAGCCGAGGAGATCGGCGTGACCGTCGGTCAGATCGGCCGTCAGGTCGAGCAGGCCACGGGGATGTCGGCTTACGCCGTGCAGGCCGCTTCCCGGACCGAGCAGACCATGGCGGCGCTCGCCGCCGCCGCGACCCGAATCGGCGACGTCACCGATATGGTCTCGTCTATCGCCGGTAAGACGAACCTCCTGGCACTCAACGCGACGATTGAAGCGGCGCGAGCCGGGCAAGCTGGACGGGGCTTTGCCATCGTCGCCTCCGAAGTCAAGGAGTTGGCTGCCCAGACCAGCAGAGCGACTGAGGAAATTGGGCAACAGATCTCGGCGATCCAGGGGGCCACGGGAGGGGCCGCCCAGGCGATCCAGGAGATCGCAGCGCAGATCCACGCGATGAACGGGGTGACGATGAGCATCGCCGCCATGGTCGAGGAGCAGAGCGCCACCACGCAGGAGATCATGCGCAGCATGGTCCAGGCTTCGGCCGGCACCGATCACGTGACCGTCAACATCTCCGAGGTTGTCCGGTCAGCCGAGGGCGCAGGCGACGCCGCCCGGTCGGTCTCGTCCGCTGCCGACGCGTTGGCCGATCAGTCTGATGTGCTGCGGGCCGAAGTGCAGCTGTTCCTCGCAAACGTGCGCGCGGCCTAG
- a CDS encoding cytochrome-c peroxidase — protein sequence MAFALAATLLLGSTAAHAQDVQQLKASYKRPDLIPFPEEAPYSPQMATLGKMLFFDPRLSGKQNLSCASCHNPSFGFEVPVAGAIGATNKPLPRKAPTVLNAAWIPTLFWDGRAPNLEMQAMGPITAEGEMDGKFPQIIARLGKIPEYKAWFGKLFPKDGVTQDNILTAIATYERSIVAGTAPFDRWIEGDEAAISPAAQRGFSVFNGKAGCAGCHTGWNFTDNQFHDIGIPTKDIGRAAFSPDDPFAQFAFKTPGLRNLTYRAPFGHAGQFADLEAIIAFYESGGLPRPSRSPLMKPLSLSDGERADLIAFLHTLTAEQTRIALPNLPN from the coding sequence ATGGCTTTCGCGCTCGCAGCAACCTTGCTGCTTGGAAGCACGGCTGCACACGCCCAGGACGTTCAGCAGCTCAAAGCAAGTTACAAACGGCCTGATCTCATCCCTTTCCCCGAGGAGGCACCGTATTCTCCGCAGATGGCGACCCTCGGCAAGATGTTGTTCTTCGACCCGCGGCTGAGCGGTAAGCAGAACCTCAGCTGCGCAAGCTGCCACAACCCGTCCTTCGGATTCGAAGTCCCCGTCGCAGGCGCGATTGGCGCGACCAACAAGCCGCTGCCGCGCAAGGCTCCGACCGTGCTGAACGCGGCTTGGATCCCCACCCTGTTCTGGGACGGGCGCGCGCCGAACCTCGAGATGCAGGCGATGGGGCCGATCACCGCCGAAGGTGAGATGGACGGCAAGTTCCCGCAGATCATCGCCCGGCTTGGGAAAATCCCTGAGTACAAAGCCTGGTTCGGGAAGCTATTCCCCAAAGACGGCGTCACGCAGGACAACATCCTGACGGCGATCGCCACCTACGAACGCTCGATTGTCGCCGGAACCGCGCCCTTCGACCGCTGGATCGAGGGCGATGAGGCGGCGATCTCGCCTGCAGCGCAGCGCGGCTTCAGTGTATTCAACGGCAAGGCTGGATGCGCGGGCTGTCACACGGGCTGGAACTTCACCGACAACCAGTTCCACGACATCGGCATCCCGACCAAAGACATCGGCCGTGCGGCCTTCAGCCCCGATGATCCGTTCGCCCAGTTCGCTTTCAAGACGCCGGGGCTGCGCAACCTGACTTACCGCGCGCCGTTCGGCCACGCCGGTCAGTTCGCCGACCTTGAGGCGATCATCGCCTTCTACGAGAGCGGGGGCCTGCCGCGGCCGTCTAGGTCGCCTTTGATGAAGCCGCTCAGCCTCAGCGACGGCGAGCGCGCAGACCTGATCGCCTTCCTGCACACCCTGACAGCCGAGCAGACGCGGATCGCCCTGCCGAACCTGCCGAACTGA